Genomic window (Gelria sp. Kuro-4):
CTGGGGATGCCCAGCTCCAGGCGCTCCTCTTCCGTGAGGTCGTAGATGTTGGTGTTCACCGGTTCCGGCGGGGTCAGGCCCTTCTTGATGCCGTCCAGGCCGGCCTTCAGGATCACCGCCATGGCCAGGTAGGGGTTGCAGGAAGGATCCGGGCTCCTCAGTTCCAGGCGAGTGCCGATACCGCGCCGGGCCGGGACACGGATGAGCGGGCTGCGGTTACGCAGCGACCAAGCGATGTACACCGGCGCCTCATAACCGGTCACCAGGCGTTTGTACGAGTTAACCAACGGGTTCGTGATGGCGGTGAAGCCGGGCGCGTGCTCCATGAGCCCGGCCAGGAAGCTGAGGGCCGTCGGGCTGAACTCGTACTTGCCCTGAGGATCGTAAAAGGCGTTCACATCGTCCTTAAAGAGGGAGGTGTGGCAGTGCATGCCGGACCCGGGAATACCGAAGATCGGCTTCGGCATGAAGGTGGCGTGCAGGTTGTGCTCCCTGGCGATGATCCGCACCACAAAGCGGAAGGTAGCGATGTTATCGGCCGTGGTCAGAGCATCGGCGTATTTGAAGTCAATCTCGTGCTGGCCGGGGCCCACCTCGTGGTGCGCCGCTTCAATCTCAAAGCCCATGTTTTCCAGCGCCAGCACCATGTCCTGGCGGGCATGCTCGCCCAGGTCGATGGGTGCCAGGTCGAAGTAGCTGGCCTGGTCCATGGTGATGGTGGTGGGCCGCCCCTTCTCATCGCGCTCAAAGAGGTAGAACTCCGGCTCTGGTCCCACATTCATGGTGTAGCCGAGCTCCGCCGCTTCCGCCATCACCCGTTTCAGCACGTAACGCGGGTCACCCGCGAAGGGGGTGCCGTCCGGGTTATACACGTCGCAGATCAGCCGGGCCGTGCGGACGTGGTTGCCGTTCTGCCAAGGGTAGATAACGAAGGTGGCCGGGTCCGGCTTGAGGTTCATGTCGGACTCGTTGATCCGGACAAAGCCTTCAATGGAGGAACCGTCAAACTGGATCTCGCCGTTGAGGGCCTTTTCGAGTTGACCAAAAGGAATGGCTACGTTTTTGGTGGTTCCCAGGATGTCGGTGATTTGCAGGAAGATGGTTTCTACCTTTTCCTCTTTGGCAATCCGCAGTACGTCCGCCTCCGTCAATTTAGCCATGCTTTTTTCCTCCTCAACAATAAAATGCAGGTTTTAGGGTGGCCAGCGCTGATCCAACTCAAGCCTACGGATTGCGCGTCCGCCGACCGTAATCGGGATTCCGGCTCACGCGCTCTTGTTGCCGCACCATGGCAGTGGCCGTGGTACGGCCGGACGTGAGTGCACCCGGCAGGCGTGCTTCGCGTGTGATTACCGAGCGTCCCGCCTGGCCGGCGGCGCGGAAGTAGACCTCGGCATCCTCATAAGGCAGGCTGGTGTGCCGGGCCGGTTGCTTTTCTCCCCGGCGATTGAAGAGGGCCTTTATTGTCTTGATGGTGAAACCATCAGCCAGGAGATCGCGGATCTCCTTCAGCCGTTCAACCTCCCAGGGCGAGTAAAGGCGTTGGTGGCCGGCGGTCCGGGCGGGAATAACCAGGCCCGTCTCTTCATAGTAGCGGATTTGTCTGTCCGTGAGACCCGTAAGCTGCCGCACTACCCCGATGGGGTAAACTGGTGTGTGCTGGTCCACGTCACCCACGCGCATCCCTCCCTGGTTCATGTTAGGTTTCCTTACAGCGCGCTGTAACCTCTTAAACATGGACTCATTATACTCCTCCGTCGCCCGTCCG
Coding sequences:
- the glnA gene encoding type I glutamate--ammonia ligase; the encoded protein is MAKLTEADVLRIAKEEKVETIFLQITDILGTTKNVAIPFGQLEKALNGEIQFDGSSIEGFVRINESDMNLKPDPATFVIYPWQNGNHVRTARLICDVYNPDGTPFAGDPRYVLKRVMAEAAELGYTMNVGPEPEFYLFERDEKGRPTTITMDQASYFDLAPIDLGEHARQDMVLALENMGFEIEAAHHEVGPGQHEIDFKYADALTTADNIATFRFVVRIIAREHNLHATFMPKPIFGIPGSGMHCHTSLFKDDVNAFYDPQGKYEFSPTALSFLAGLMEHAPGFTAITNPLVNSYKRLVTGYEAPVYIAWSLRNRSPLIRVPARRGIGTRLELRSPDPSCNPYLAMAVILKAGLDGIKKGLTPPEPVNTNIYDLTEEERLELGIPSLPANLGVALEALKADNVIKEALGDHVFNRFIDAKEIEWNLYRTQVHQWELDQYLNLF
- a CDS encoding MerR family transcriptional regulator — its product is MFKRLQRAVRKPNMNQGGMRVGDVDQHTPVYPIGVVRQLTGLTDRQIRYYEETGLVIPARTAGHQRLYSPWEVERLKEIRDLLADGFTIKTIKALFNRRGEKQPARHTSLPYEDAEVYFRAAGQAGRSVITREARLPGALTSGRTTATAMVRQQERVSRNPDYGRRTRNP